In the genome of Acidobacteriota bacterium, the window ATCATCTCGTGGACGCGCCTGCTCGCGGGAAGGTTCAACGACCCGATGGTCGGGCGGGACCTCCTCCTCGGCGCCCTCCTCGGGACCTCGATATCCCTGGCGGCGACGCTCCTGAGGCTGAGCCCCGAATGGTTCGGTATGGCGGGGCCGAAGCCCTCGGTGAACGCCCTCGACGTCCTCCTCGGGCCCTCTCACCTGCTGACGGAGACGCTCGTCGTCTCCCTGAACGCGACCCTCCAGGCGATCATCCTCCTCTACTTCATGGTGACCGGACTGGTCTTCTCGAGAGGCAACTGGAAGACGAGCATCGCCGTCTTCTTCACTATCGGCACCGTGATGGAGTACCTCTTCAACCAGACCGGCATCCTCGTCGCCGACGTGGGCCTCGCCCTCGTCATCTCGGCGGCCATCACCTTCGCGCTCGCGCGCCTCGGGCTCTTCGCCCTCATCGTGACGATGTTCTTCCTGACGTGGAACGCTCCCGTCCCGGACGCGCGCGCCGGTTGGTACGACGGCACGGCCTACTTCGCCCTCGCGATTCTCGTGGCGATCGCCGCGCACGGCTTCTACCGCTCGCTCGGCGGCCAGCCGCTCTTCGGCGCGCGCCTGCCGGAGGCGTGAGCGCGACGTGGGCTCGTCCGACCGACCCGACGCGTCACCCGGCGCGGCGGAGTGGTACGAGGCGCACGCGAGCGGCGTCTTCCTCGAGGCGTGCTACGGCAGCGCCCCTCCCCGGATCCGGCGCGCCCTCGAGCAGGAGATCGCGTTCCTCGAGAGCGCCCTCCCCCGCACCGGAAGAGTCCTCGAGGTCGGCTGCGGCGACGGGCGGCTCCTCGAGTCCCTCGGAGCCGGACCGAGGCGCCTCACCGGCATCGACTTCCTCGAGTCCTACCTCCACCAGGCCGTGCGGGCGAGAAAGCTCGCGGCAAGCACGGGGCTCACCGCGGCGAGCGCCGGGGATCTCCCCTTCCCGGATCGCTCGTTCGACGCGCTCTACTGCGCGCAGAACACCCTCGGCCTCCTCGGCGATCTCAAGGAGCGGGCGCTTCGCGAGTTCGCGCGCGTGATCCGGCCGGGGGGGATCGCGGTGATCGTGGTCTACTCCCCCGACTCCCTCGCGCCGAGGGCCGAGTGGTACACCGAGATGCACCGGCGCGGCGCCATGCAGCCCATCGACTG includes:
- a CDS encoding class I SAM-dependent methyltransferase, which encodes MGSSDRPDASPGAAEWYEAHASGVFLEACYGSAPPRIRRALEQEIAFLESALPRTGRVLEVGCGDGRLLESLGAGPRRLTGIDFLESYLHQAVRARKLAASTGLTAASAGDLPFPDRSFDALYCAQNTLGLLGDLKERALREFARVIRPGGIAVIVVYSPDSLAPRAEWYTEMHRRGAMQPIDWARSGPELLITGDGHGSECFRRERLERLFRGAGLEPSVEPLGEIYWAVRARR